A stretch of the Haloplanus aerogenes genome encodes the following:
- a CDS encoding TATA-box-binding protein, with translation MSDPADSIEIQNVVASTGIGQELDLEALAEDLPGADFNPDNFPGLVYRTQEPKAAALIFRSGKIVCTGAKSIDDVHDALGIIFQKLRDLQIPVEESPEITVQNIVSSADLGHTLNLNALAIGLGLEDVEYEPEQFPGLVYRMDDPDVVILLFGSGKIVITGGKRTADAAEAVDVIVDRIDDLGLLG, from the coding sequence ATGAGTGACCCGGCAGATTCGATAGAGATTCAGAACGTGGTGGCGTCGACCGGCATCGGGCAAGAGCTCGATCTCGAAGCGCTCGCGGAGGACCTCCCCGGGGCCGACTTCAATCCCGACAACTTCCCAGGGCTGGTCTACCGCACGCAGGAACCGAAAGCGGCGGCCCTCATCTTCCGGTCGGGGAAGATCGTGTGCACGGGCGCGAAGAGTATCGACGACGTCCACGACGCACTCGGTATCATCTTCCAGAAACTCCGCGACCTGCAGATTCCCGTCGAGGAGAGCCCAGAGATCACGGTCCAGAACATCGTCTCCAGCGCGGATCTGGGCCACACGCTCAACCTCAACGCCCTCGCCATCGGGCTTGGGCTGGAGGACGTGGAGTACGAACCGGAACAGTTCCCCGGTCTCGTCTACCGCATGGACGATCCCGACGTGGTCATCCTGCTGTTCGGCAGCGGGAAAATCGTCATCACGGGTGGGAAGCGGACGGCCGACGCCGCCGAGGCGGTCGACGTGATCGTCGACCGCATCGACGATCTGGGACTGCTGGGCTAG